The proteins below are encoded in one region of Silene latifolia isolate original U9 population chromosome 2, ASM4854445v1, whole genome shotgun sequence:
- the LOC141640771 gene encoding uncharacterized protein LOC141640771 codes for MCGGDQKCIETLEHLFRDCSLTRRLWAGSTLGIRVESAAGISISDWIYDWLSYLSNTGGSEDNLITFVAVLWGLWALRNNVIFQKLDLNLFTITGCFYNSVREKIQMLCNSSPTKQPLSLLQTSEEGSSYEDREAIRNGHPVRLIGNHSNCAVVRVKVDASWVRGLDAAVGWIAFDHTGQELERRKVRNSAESALQAEALGVREVLVWAQERRFLHIDLSSDCLQLINQIAGLEKEDHMIAGILADLRDRLSFFHCLSLSFILRRLNVIAHGLAKQAMRL; via the coding sequence ATGTGCGGAGGCGATCAAAAATGCATTGAAACATTGGAACATCTTTTTCGCGACTGTAGCCTCACTCGAAGACTATGGGCGGGTTCAACCCTAGGCATCCGGGTAGAAAGTGCTGCAGGTATTTCGATTTCGGACTGGATTTATGACTGGTTAAGTTACTTGTCCAATACTGGAGGGAGTGAGGACAATTTGATTACCTTTGTGGCAGTCCTGTGGGGTTTGTGGGCGTTAAGGAATAACGTCATTTTCCAGAAGTTGGATTTGAACTTGTTTACGATAACGGGATGCTTTTATAATTCAGTTAGGGAGAAAATACAAATGCTGTGCAACTCCTCACCTACAAAGCAACCGCTGTCATTGTTACAAACTTCCGAAGAGGGTTCGTCATATGAAGATAGGGAGGCTATACGCAATGGACACCCCGTCCGCCTTATTGGAAATCACAGCAATTGCGCGGTGGTAAGGGTCAAAGTGGATGCTAGCTGGGTACGGGGATTGGATGCGGCGGTAGGATGGATTGCGTTCGACCATACGGGGCAGGAGCTCGAGAGGAGGAAGGTGCGCAACAGTGCCGAATCAGCATTGCAAGCAGAAGCGTTAGGAGTCAGAGAAGTTTTGGTATGGGCACAGGAGAGGAGGTTTCTTCACATTGACTTATCGTCTGACTGTTTGCAGCTTATCAATCAAATTGCGGGGCTCGAAAAGGAGGATCACATGATTGCGGGGATTCTTGCAGATCTTCGTGATCGGCTTAGTTTCTTTCATTGCTTGAGTCTTAGTTTTATTCTGAGGCGTCTGAATGTTATAGCGCATGGGTTGGCCAAACAAGCCATGCGATTGTAA